One stretch of Verrucomicrobiota bacterium DNA includes these proteins:
- a CDS encoding SUMF1/EgtB/PvdO family nonheme iron enzyme has translation KALAEQKTREEEAKRKAEEDARLKALAEQKAKEEAERRKLQPQLGARWTNSLGMAFAPVAGTKVLFGIWDVRVLDYAVYAAANPGVNASWKKVEDEGVPVSDGLEHPVTMVSWEDAKAFCAWLTKKEQGEGKLAVGQEYRLPTDAEWSYAVGIGDKEGNGTPGYKSGKLEGVYPWGTGWPPPKGAGNYADMTSHQKFGGFIEGYDDGYATTSPVGSFKANPYGLYDMGGNVAQWCEDYYNGQSGSRVLRGASWYLDGSSSLLSSFRDFRRPDCRGSTLGFRVVVVAAGPVR, from the coding sequence AAGGCGTTGGCGGAACAGAAAACGCGGGAAGAGGAGGCGAAGAGAAAGGCCGAGGAAGACGCCCGGCTGAAAGCCTTGGCCGAACAGAAGGCCAAGGAAGAAGCGGAGCGGCGGAAGTTGCAGCCGCAGTTGGGCGCGCGGTGGACGAATAGTTTGGGGATGGCGTTTGCACCGGTGGCGGGGACGAAGGTGTTGTTTGGCATCTGGGACGTGCGGGTGCTGGATTATGCGGTGTATGCCGCTGCCAATCCGGGGGTGAATGCTTCGTGGAAGAAGGTGGAAGATGAGGGTGTGCCAGTGAGCGATGGGCTGGAGCATCCGGTGACGATGGTTAGCTGGGAGGACGCCAAGGCATTCTGTGCGTGGCTGACCAAGAAGGAACAAGGAGAGGGGAAATTGGCCGTCGGGCAGGAGTATCGGTTGCCAACGGATGCGGAATGGAGCTATGCGGTGGGGATTGGGGATAAAGAAGGGAATGGCACGCCGGGTTATAAGAGTGGAAAACTGGAAGGTGTCTATCCATGGGGTACAGGATGGCCGCCGCCGAAGGGGGCAGGGAACTACGCGGATATGACGAGCCACCAGAAGTTCGGTGGTTTTATTGAGGGTTATGATGATGGGTATGCGACAACGTCGCCAGTGGGCAGCTTTAAGGCGAATCCGTATGGCCTGTACGATATGGGCGGGAATGTCGCGCAGTGGTGCGAGGATTATTATAATGGCCAAAGTGGCTCTCGGGTGTTGCGCGGGGCGTCGTGGTACCTCGATGGTTCCAGCTCTCTGCTATCCTCGTTCCGTGACTTCCGCCGGCCTGATTGTCGGGGCAGCACTCTCGGTTTTCGGGTGGTGGTGGTGGCGGCGGGGCCTGTGCGTTAG
- the hypD gene encoding hydrogenase formation protein HypD, whose product MKFIDEYRDASGVHQFARALQTLTTRPWTLMEICGGQTHAIVKFGVDELLPKPITLVHGPGCPVCVTPVEIIDKAIEIAARKDVIFCSFGDMLRVPGTRKDLLTVKAEGGDVRMVYSPLDALKTARDNPQKEIVFFAVGFETTAPANAMAVHQARQQGIQNFSILVSHVLVPPAMEAILSSPLNRVQGFLAAGHVCAVMGFHEYPAIAQKYRVPIVVTGFEPLDIMQGIYLCVKQLEEGRAEVENQYSRSVHYAGNVPAQKLLQQIFHVVPRKWRGVGLIPRSGLGLREEFAAYDAEHKFGVAHLTAEESTECISGLVLQGVKKPHECPAFGIRCNPEHPLGATMVSNEGACAAYYRYRR is encoded by the coding sequence ATGAAATTCATTGACGAATATCGCGACGCCAGCGGCGTGCATCAATTCGCGCGCGCCCTCCAGACCCTGACCACCCGACCCTGGACCCTGATGGAAATCTGCGGCGGGCAAACCCATGCCATCGTCAAATTCGGCGTGGATGAACTCCTGCCCAAACCCATCACGCTCGTTCACGGCCCCGGCTGCCCGGTCTGCGTCACCCCCGTGGAAATCATTGACAAGGCCATCGAGATTGCCGCCCGCAAGGACGTGATCTTCTGCTCCTTTGGCGACATGCTGCGCGTGCCCGGCACCCGCAAAGACCTGCTCACCGTCAAAGCCGAGGGCGGCGACGTGCGCATGGTCTATTCCCCGCTGGACGCCCTCAAAACCGCGCGGGACAATCCGCAAAAAGAAATCGTCTTCTTTGCCGTGGGCTTTGAAACCACCGCCCCGGCCAACGCCATGGCCGTCCACCAAGCGCGGCAACAAGGCATCCAGAACTTCTCCATCCTCGTCTCGCACGTGCTGGTGCCGCCCGCCATGGAGGCCATTCTATCCTCGCCCCTCAACCGCGTGCAGGGCTTCCTCGCCGCCGGGCACGTCTGCGCCGTCATGGGATTCCACGAATACCCGGCCATCGCGCAGAAATACCGCGTGCCCATCGTCGTCACCGGCTTCGAGCCGCTGGACATCATGCAAGGCATTTACCTGTGCGTGAAGCAACTTGAGGAAGGCCGCGCGGAGGTCGAAAACCAATACTCCCGCTCCGTGCATTACGCAGGCAACGTGCCCGCCCAAAAACTCCTCCAACAAATATTCCACGTGGTGCCCCGCAAATGGCGCGGCGTGGGGCTTATCCCGCGCAGCGGCCTGGGCCTGCGCGAAGAATTTGCCGCCTACGATGCCGAGCACAAATTTGGCGTCGCCCACCTGACGGCGGAAGAATCCACCGAATGCATCAGCGGCCTCGTCTTGCAGGGCGTGAAAAAGCCGCACGAATGCCCCGCCTTCGGCATCCGCTGCAATCCCGAGCACCCCCTGGGCGCAACCATGGTCTCCAACGAAGGCGCCTGTGCCGCCTACTACCGCTACCGCCGATAA
- a CDS encoding HypC/HybG/HupF family hydrogenase formation chaperone yields MCLAVPGKIISVDTANPQTRTGKVNFGGIHKDVNLDFVPEAVVGDYVIVHVGFALSKVDEAEANRVFEYLREMNELVELEDNERQAARAKATTPS; encoded by the coding sequence ATGTGTCTGGCAGTACCGGGTAAAATCATCAGTGTTGACACCGCCAATCCGCAAACGCGGACGGGCAAGGTCAACTTTGGCGGCATCCATAAAGACGTGAACCTCGACTTCGTGCCGGAAGCCGTCGTTGGGGATTACGTGATCGTCCACGTGGGCTTTGCTCTCAGCAAAGTGGACGAGGCGGAAGCCAACCGCGTCTTTGAATACCTCCGGGAAATGAACGAACTCGTGGAACTGGAGGACAACGAGCGCCAGGCGGCGCGCGCCAAGGCCACCACGCCCAGCTAG
- the hypF gene encoding carbamoyltransferase HypF translates to MNELDAIEHASTAARTRLRLVVRGAVQGVGFRPMVFRLATELGLTGWVNNSPQGVVIEVEGLPSAVRAFWLRLEPERPPRAFIQSLETSFLDPAGYATFEIQASTEAGGKSAFILPDIATCPDCLREIFDPANRRYQYPFTNCTHCGPRFSIIQALPYDRPNTTMRQFTMCPACRAEYENPADRRFHAQPNACPVCGPQLTWWNAQGQLLAVREDALTQTVRAIRAGAIVAVQGLGGFHLMADARQESAVSRLRERKCREEKPFALMCPDLAAVRALCDVTELEQRLLTSPESPIVLLRRRPDAIGLAAAVAPGNPNLGVMLPYTPLHHLLMQELGFPIVATSGNLSDEPICTAPAEALATLGGTADFFLVHDRPIARNVDDSIARVMLGRELVLRRARGYAPLPVTLPYPVPPLLAVGAHLKNTVAVAVGAQVFLSQHLGDLETAKACESFERASADLLRLYDLKPALVACDLHPDYRSSQFAARSGLPVMRCQHHAAHVAACLAENELAGPALGVAWDGTGYGPDGTVWGGEFLVMTRGQWRRVAHLRAFPLPGGEAAVKEPRRVALGLLYEMFGDPLWNQTDLPVLELFLPAERAILRAMLEKGLNTPRTTSAGRLFDAVAALALVLGRQRMNFEGQAAMELEWLAEGVTAETCFEFALSPALQTAGTDAAPIIVDWAPMIHDLLKDLREKVAPGLISAKFHQTLAQMVLAVARRVGEPKVALTGGCFQNQRLTELAVAALRAEGFQPYWHQRVPPNDGGIALGQAVMAGYAQQR, encoded by the coding sequence ATGAACGAGTTGGACGCAATCGAGCACGCTTCCACCGCAGCGCGTACCCGGCTGCGGTTGGTGGTGCGCGGGGCGGTGCAGGGGGTGGGGTTTCGGCCAATGGTTTTCCGGCTGGCGACGGAATTGGGATTGACGGGTTGGGTGAATAATTCGCCGCAAGGAGTGGTGATTGAAGTGGAGGGATTGCCATCCGCCGTCCGTGCATTCTGGTTGCGGCTGGAGCCGGAGCGTCCGCCGCGCGCGTTCATTCAAAGCCTGGAGACCAGCTTCCTGGACCCGGCGGGATATGCCACGTTTGAAATCCAGGCGAGCACCGAGGCGGGCGGCAAATCGGCGTTCATCCTCCCGGACATCGCCACTTGCCCGGACTGTTTACGGGAGATTTTTGATCCGGCCAACCGGCGTTACCAGTATCCGTTCACCAACTGCACTCATTGCGGCCCCCGCTTCAGCATCATCCAGGCGCTGCCTTATGATCGGCCTAATACGACGATGCGGCAATTCACGATGTGCCCGGCGTGCCGGGCGGAATATGAGAACCCCGCCGACCGCCGCTTCCATGCGCAGCCGAATGCCTGCCCGGTCTGTGGCCCGCAATTGACGTGGTGGAATGCCCAGGGGCAACTGCTGGCCGTGCGCGAGGATGCGCTGACGCAGACGGTCCGCGCCATCCGCGCGGGGGCGATTGTGGCGGTGCAGGGCCTGGGTGGTTTCCATTTGATGGCGGATGCGCGGCAGGAATCCGCCGTGAGCCGCTTGCGGGAACGCAAATGCCGCGAGGAAAAACCGTTTGCCTTGATGTGCCCTGATCTCGCCGCCGTTCGCGCGCTGTGCGACGTGACGGAACTCGAACAACGCCTCTTAACGTCCCCCGAATCCCCCATCGTCTTACTGCGCCGCCGACCCGACGCCATTGGACTAGCGGCGGCGGTGGCACCGGGCAACCCGAATTTGGGAGTGATGCTGCCGTACACCCCGTTGCATCATTTGCTGATGCAGGAACTGGGCTTCCCAATCGTGGCGACCAGCGGCAATTTATCAGACGAGCCGATTTGCACAGCGCCAGCCGAGGCGCTGGCAACGTTGGGCGGCACCGCGGATTTCTTCCTGGTGCATGACCGGCCCATTGCGCGGAATGTGGATGATTCCATTGCGCGAGTGATGCTGGGGCGAGAATTGGTGCTGCGCCGGGCGCGGGGATACGCGCCGCTGCCGGTGACGCTCCCCTACCCTGTGCCCCCGTTGCTGGCCGTCGGGGCTCATTTGAAAAACACCGTGGCGGTGGCGGTGGGTGCGCAAGTGTTCCTGAGCCAACACCTGGGCGACCTGGAAACCGCCAAGGCATGTGAATCATTTGAACGGGCAAGCGCAGACCTGCTGCGACTGTACGATCTAAAGCCCGCGCTGGTGGCGTGCGACCTGCATCCCGACTATCGCTCCAGCCAGTTCGCCGCGCGGAGCGGGCTGCCGGTCATGCGCTGTCAGCATCACGCCGCGCATGTCGCCGCGTGCCTGGCGGAAAATGAGCTGGCAGGTCCGGCGCTTGGCGTCGCCTGGGATGGCACGGGCTACGGCCCGGACGGCACGGTGTGGGGCGGCGAGTTCCTGGTGATGACGCGCGGGCAGTGGCGGCGCGTGGCGCACTTGCGCGCGTTCCCATTGCCCGGTGGTGAGGCGGCAGTGAAGGAACCGCGCCGCGTGGCGCTGGGGCTGCTGTATGAAATGTTTGGCGACCCGCTTTGGAACCAGACGGACCTCCCTGTGCTGGAACTCTTCCTGCCTGCGGAACGCGCCATCTTGCGCGCCATGCTGGAAAAAGGTCTCAACACCCCGCGCACCACCAGCGCCGGCAGACTCTTCGACGCCGTGGCCGCGCTGGCGCTGGTGCTGGGCAGGCAACGGATGAATTTCGAGGGCCAGGCCGCCATGGAATTGGAATGGCTGGCGGAAGGCGTGACGGCTGAAACGTGCTTTGAGTTTGCCCTATCGCCAGCACTTCAGACGGCGGGCACAGATGCCGCGCCAATCATCGTGGATTGGGCACCCATGATCCATGATCTCCTGAAAGACCTGCGCGAAAAAGTGGCGCCCGGCCTGATATCCGCTAAGTTCCACCAGACGCTGGCGCAAATGGTGCTGGCGGTGGCCCGGCGGGTGGGCGAGCCGAAGGTGGCGCTCACCGGCGGTTGCTTCCAAAACCAGCGGTTGACGGAATTGGCGGTCGCGGCATTGCGCGCCGAAGGCTTCCAGCCTTACTGGCATCAGCGCGTGCCGCCCAATGACGGCGGCATTGCGTTGGGGCAGGCCGTCATGGCAGGCTATGCGCAGCAGCGTTGA
- a CDS encoding carbohydrate-binding protein: protein MKKLSAMLLFIVATSATMAKEYHVSIKGNDQNLGTKSKPFQTISAAARVAAPGDVITVHAGVYRERINPPRGGTSESERIIYQAAKGERVEIKGSEVIKDWVKVQENVWKATLPNTFFKGFNPYGDLIRGDWFTANKREHHTGAVYLNGDWLTEATKLEEVLMSGSPTWVSKGDRQVLLNVAWLGPAYDAGSGPRIAATSFAARSGTTNAPCAEGGDCLGWIMHGDWARYERVDFLKDTGRMIVRVASASAGGNIEIRLDSPEGELLGVCTVTNTGGWQAWTTLFAKIKPQSGLKTICLVFKNNKPTTLNPNLWFTQVDGTNTTIWAQFKSVNPNEQLVEINARQTVFYPDQPGRNFITVRGFVLRHAATPWAPPTAEQIGLIGTHWSKGWIIENNVVSHSVCSGIALGKHGDQYDNTSANSAEGYVKTIERAHAHAIPWTKENIGHHIVRNNTITHCEQAGIVGSLGCSFSTIAGNVIHDIHVRRLFGGAEMGGIKFHAAIDTEIRGNHIYRTCRGLWLDWMAQGTRVSGNLFHDNASEDLFVEVDHGPFVVDNNLFLSATSLLDMSEGGAYVHNLFAGKINSTEELKRETPYHPAHSTKMAGLSSIKGGDNRYYNNLIVGAGGSVGEVAKKDERHRRVSGYGLWVYDLREYPLQTGGNVSCYGVQPYAREASYLVLTNFNPELKLVEEKRRFTLHLTLPPELKQADTMPVTTALLGNAKIPGVAYENADGSPLIINSDFFGKKRSKTHPVAGPFERSGAGSVALQVW, encoded by the coding sequence ATGAAGAAGTTATCCGCCATGTTGTTGTTCATCGTCGCAACCTCTGCGACGATGGCCAAAGAGTATCATGTGTCCATCAAGGGCAACGATCAAAACCTGGGTACAAAATCCAAACCGTTCCAGACCATCAGCGCGGCGGCACGGGTCGCCGCGCCGGGCGATGTGATCACGGTGCATGCGGGCGTGTATCGCGAGCGCATTAATCCCCCCCGGGGCGGGACTTCCGAATCGGAGCGGATTATTTATCAGGCCGCGAAGGGGGAGCGGGTGGAGATAAAGGGTTCGGAAGTCATCAAGGACTGGGTGAAGGTGCAGGAGAATGTATGGAAGGCGACGCTGCCGAACACGTTCTTCAAGGGGTTTAACCCGTATGGCGATTTGATCCGGGGCGATTGGTTTACGGCCAATAAGCGCGAGCATCACACCGGCGCCGTGTATTTGAACGGGGATTGGTTGACGGAGGCGACGAAGTTGGAGGAAGTTTTGATGTCGGGCAGCCCGACGTGGGTAAGCAAAGGCGATCGGCAGGTGTTGCTGAACGTGGCGTGGCTCGGGCCCGCCTATGACGCGGGCAGCGGCCCGCGCATTGCGGCCACGAGTTTTGCCGCGCGGAGCGGGACGACGAACGCGCCGTGCGCGGAGGGCGGCGATTGCCTGGGCTGGATCATGCACGGGGATTGGGCGCGTTATGAGCGGGTGGATTTCCTGAAGGATACGGGGCGGATGATCGTGCGCGTGGCCTCGGCCTCGGCGGGTGGGAATATCGAGATTCGTCTCGACTCGCCCGAAGGGGAATTGCTGGGGGTTTGCACGGTGACGAATACCGGCGGCTGGCAAGCGTGGACGACGCTCTTTGCCAAAATCAAGCCGCAGAGCGGCCTCAAGACGATTTGCCTAGTGTTCAAGAATAATAAGCCGACGACGCTGAATCCCAATCTGTGGTTCACGCAGGTGGATGGCACGAATACGACGATCTGGGCGCAGTTCAAGAGCGTGAACCCGAATGAGCAGTTGGTGGAGATCAATGCGCGGCAAACGGTGTTTTATCCCGACCAGCCCGGGCGCAATTTTATCACGGTGCGCGGGTTCGTCCTGCGCCACGCCGCCACGCCGTGGGCGCCGCCGACCGCCGAGCAGATCGGGCTCATCGGCACACATTGGAGCAAGGGCTGGATCATCGAGAATAATGTGGTCAGCCACTCGGTCTGTTCCGGGATTGCGCTGGGCAAGCACGGCGACCAGTATGATAACACCTCCGCCAACAGCGCCGAGGGGTATGTGAAAACCATTGAGCGCGCGCACGCGCATGCCATTCCTTGGACCAAGGAAAACATCGGGCATCACATTGTTCGCAATAATACCATCACGCATTGCGAGCAGGCGGGAATCGTTGGCAGCCTGGGATGTTCCTTTAGCACGATTGCTGGTAATGTGATTCACGACATCCATGTGCGCCGCCTGTTCGGTGGCGCGGAAATGGGGGGCATTAAGTTTCACGCGGCGATTGATACGGAGATTCGCGGCAATCATATCTACCGCACTTGCCGGGGACTCTGGCTGGATTGGATGGCGCAAGGCACGCGCGTTTCGGGAAATCTCTTCCATGACAACGCGAGCGAGGATTTGTTTGTGGAAGTGGATCACGGGCCGTTCGTGGTGGATAACAATTTGTTCCTTTCCGCTACAAGCCTGCTGGATATGTCCGAGGGCGGCGCGTATGTGCATAATCTTTTCGCCGGCAAGATTAACAGCACCGAGGAACTGAAGCGCGAGACGCCGTATCACCCCGCGCATTCGACCAAAATGGCGGGGTTAAGTTCGATCAAGGGCGGGGATAACCGGTATTATAACAACCTTATCGTCGGCGCGGGCGGCAGCGTTGGGGAAGTGGCCAAGAAGGACGAGCGTCATCGCCGCGTTTCGGGATATGGACTTTGGGTTTATGACCTTCGGGAATACCCACTGCAAACCGGCGGCAATGTTTCCTGCTATGGCGTGCAACCTTACGCCAGGGAAGCCAGTTACCTTGTGCTGACGAATTTTAATCCCGAATTGAAGCTGGTGGAAGAAAAGAGGCGCTTTACGCTGCACCTCACCCTGCCACCAGAATTGAAGCAGGCCGACACGATGCCCGTCACGACCGCGCTGCTCGGCAACGCGAAAATCCCGGGCGTGGCCTACGAGAACGCCGATGGCTCGCCGTTGATCATCAATTCCGATTTCTTCGGCAAGAAACGCAGTAAAACACATCCAGTGGCCGGACCTTTCGAGCGCAGCGGGGCGGGGTCGGTGGCGTTGCAGGTGTGGTAG